The following are from one region of the Falco biarmicus isolate bFalBia1 chromosome 1, bFalBia1.pri, whole genome shotgun sequence genome:
- the RHOT1 gene encoding mitochondrial Rho GTPase 1 isoform X2: MKKDVRILLVGEPRVGKTSLIMSLVSEEFPEEVPPRAEEITIPADVTPERVPTHIVDYSEAEQSDEQLYHEISQANVICIVYAVNNKNSIDKVTSRWIPLINERTDKDSRLPLILVGNKSDLVEYSSMETILPIMNQYTEIETCVECSAKNLKNISELFYYAQKAVLHPTGPLYCPEEKEMKPACIKALTRIFRISDQDNDGTLNDAELNFFQRICFNTPLAPQALEDVKNVVRKNLSDGVADNGLTLKGFLFLHTLFIQRGRHETTWTVLRRFGYDDDLELTPEYLFPPLKIPPDCTTELNHHAYLFLQSIFDKHDLDRDCALSPDELKDLFKVFPYMPWGPDVNNTVCTNERGWITYQGFLSQWTLTTYLDVQRCLEYLGYLGYSILAEQESQASAITVTRDKKIDLQKKQTQRNVFRCNVVGMKGCGKSGVLQALLGRNLMRQRQIRAEHKSYYAINTVYVYGQEKYLLLHDVSDSEFLTDAETICDAVCLVYDVSNPKSFEYCARIFKHFMDSRIPCLVVAAKSDLHEVRQEYSISPAEFCKKHKMPPPQAFTCNTVDMPSKDIFVKLTTMAMYPHARLRCMCACNRCTFCICQNFLNSDLLQSVKNKLFTAVLNRLRSYIDELGAMLLADEESSIMQQVHAVNSVEDSIFMESSLGPRLLEDRHVTQADLKSSTFWLRASFGATVFAVLGFAMYKALLKQR, encoded by the exons ATGAAGAAGGACGTGCGGATCCTGCTCGTGGGAGAAC CCAGAGTTGGGAAGACATCACTAATTATGTCCCTTGTCAGTGAAGAATTTCCAGAAGAG GTTCCACCACGAGCTGAAGAAATCACTATTCCAGCTGATGTCACACCTGAAAGAGTGCCAACCCATATAGTGGATTATTCAG AAGCAGAGCAAAGTGATGAGCAGCTTTACCATGAAATATCACAG gcAAATGTGATATGTATAGTATATGCTGTTAACAACAAGAATTCTATTGATAAG GTAACAAGTCGATGGATTCCTCTCATCAATGAAAGGACAGACAAAGATAGCAG gctgCCTCTTATATTAGTTGGAAACAAGTCTGATCTAGTGGAATATAGCAGTATGGAAACTATCCTTCCCATTATGAATCAATATACAGAGATAGAAACGTGTGTAGAG tgttcagCCAAAAACTTGAAGAATATATCTGAGCTATTTTATTATGCACAGAAAGCTGTTCTGCATCCTACAGGTCCTCTTTATTGCCCAGAGGAGAAAGAG ATGAAACCTGCCTGTATTAAAGCACTCACTCGCATTTTTAGAATTTCTGATCAGGATAATGATGGTACTCTCAATGATGCAGAGCTCAACTTCTTTCAG aGAATTTGTTTTAATACACCACTGGCACCTCAGGCTTTGGAAGATGTTAAGAATGTAGTCAGGAAAAACCTAAGTGATGGAGTTGCAGATAATGGATTAACATTAAAAG gttttctttttctacacaCACTTTTCATTCAGCGAGGAAGGCATGAAACAACTTGGACTGTTTTACGTCGCTTTGGATATGATGATGACTTAGAGCTTACGCCAGAGTACTTGTTTCCTCC GCTAAAAATTCCTCCAGACTGCACAACCGAATTAAATCATCATGCATACTTGtttcttcaaagtatttttgataAACATGATTTG GATAGAGATTGTGCTTTGTCTCCTGATGAATTGAAAGATTTGTTCAAAGTATTCCCTTATATGCCATGGGGACCTGATGTTAACAACACTGTTTGTACAAATGAAAGGGGATGGATTACATACCAAGGGTTTCTCTCTCAGTGGAC ACTAACCACATACTTAGATGTACAGCGTTGCCTGGAATACCTGGGTTATTTAGGCTACTCGATACTTGCAGAGCAAGAGTCTCAAGCATCAGCAATTACAG TGACAAGAGATAAAAAGATAGATCTCCAGAAAAAACAGACTCAGAGAAATGTTTTCCGATGCAATGTTGTTGGAATGAAAGGCTGTGGTAAAAGTGGAGTTCTTCAGGCTCTCCTTGGAAGAAATCTAATG AGACAGAGGCAAATACGTGCAGAACACAAATCTTACTATGCCATTAATACAGTTTATGTATATGGGCAGGAAAAGTACTTGCTG ctacatGATGTCAGTGACTCTGAATTTTTAACTGATGCTGAGACCATATGCGATGCTGTCTGCCTGGTGTATGATGTCAGTAACCCTAAGTCCTTTGAGTACTGTGCCAGGATTTTTAAG CACTTCATGGATAGCAGAATACCGTGCTTAGTGGTAGCTGCAAAGTCCGACTTGCATGAAGTTAGACAGGAATATAGTATTTCTCCTGCTGAATTCtgcaaaaaacacaaaatgccTCCACCTCAAGCCTTTACTTGTAATACTGTTGATATGCCGAGTAAGGATATCTTTGTTAAACTGACAACTATGGCAATGTATCC CCATGCCCGGTTACGCTGTATGTGCGCCTGCAACAGGTGTACATTTTGCATCTGTCAGAACTTCCTCAACTCAGACTTGCTGCAATCTGTAAAGAACAAACTCTTCACTGCAGTTCTTAACAG GTTAAGATCCTACATAGATGAGTTGGGGGCCATGCTGTTAGCAGACGAGGAGAGCAGTATTATGCAGCAGGTGCACGCCGTCAACTCTGTAGAAGATTCCATCTTCATGGAGTCATCTCTTGGTCCACGTTTACTTGAAGACAG GCATGTGACACAAGCGGACCTCAAGAGTTCTACATTTTGGCTCCGAGCAAGTTTTGGTGCTACTGTCTTTgcagttttgggttttgctaTGTACAAAGCATTATTAAAGCAACGATGA
- the RHOT1 gene encoding mitochondrial Rho GTPase 1 isoform X5, protein MKKDVRILLVGEPRVGKTSLIMSLVSEEFPEEVPPRAEEITIPADVTPERVPTHIVDYSEAEQSDEQLYHEISQANVICIVYAVNNKNSIDKVTSRWIPLINERTDKDSRLPLILVGNKSDLVEYSSMETILPIMNQYTEIETCVECSAKNLKNISELFYYAQKAVLHPTGPLYCPEEKEMKPACIKALTRIFRISDQDNDGTLNDAELNFFQRICFNTPLAPQALEDVKNVVRKNLSDGVADNGLTLKGFLFLHTLFIQRGRHETTWTVLRRFGYDDDLELTPEYLFPPLKIPPDCTTELNHHAYLFLQSIFDKHDLDRDCALSPDELKDLFKVFPYMPWGPDVNNTVCTNERGWITYQGFLSQWTLTTYLDVQRCLEYLGYLGYSILAEQESQASAITVTRDKKIDLQKKQTQRNVFRCNVVGMKGCGKSGVLQALLGRNLMRQRQIRAEHKSYYAINTVYVYGQEKYLLLHDVSDSEFLTDAETICDAVCLVYDVSNPKSFEYCARIFKQHFMDSRIPCLVVAAKSDLHEVRQEYSISPAEFCKKHKMPPPQAFTCNTVDMPSKDIFVKLTTMAMYPHVTQADLKSSTFWLRASFGATVFAVLGFAMYKALLKQR, encoded by the exons ATGAAGAAGGACGTGCGGATCCTGCTCGTGGGAGAAC CCAGAGTTGGGAAGACATCACTAATTATGTCCCTTGTCAGTGAAGAATTTCCAGAAGAG GTTCCACCACGAGCTGAAGAAATCACTATTCCAGCTGATGTCACACCTGAAAGAGTGCCAACCCATATAGTGGATTATTCAG AAGCAGAGCAAAGTGATGAGCAGCTTTACCATGAAATATCACAG gcAAATGTGATATGTATAGTATATGCTGTTAACAACAAGAATTCTATTGATAAG GTAACAAGTCGATGGATTCCTCTCATCAATGAAAGGACAGACAAAGATAGCAG gctgCCTCTTATATTAGTTGGAAACAAGTCTGATCTAGTGGAATATAGCAGTATGGAAACTATCCTTCCCATTATGAATCAATATACAGAGATAGAAACGTGTGTAGAG tgttcagCCAAAAACTTGAAGAATATATCTGAGCTATTTTATTATGCACAGAAAGCTGTTCTGCATCCTACAGGTCCTCTTTATTGCCCAGAGGAGAAAGAG ATGAAACCTGCCTGTATTAAAGCACTCACTCGCATTTTTAGAATTTCTGATCAGGATAATGATGGTACTCTCAATGATGCAGAGCTCAACTTCTTTCAG aGAATTTGTTTTAATACACCACTGGCACCTCAGGCTTTGGAAGATGTTAAGAATGTAGTCAGGAAAAACCTAAGTGATGGAGTTGCAGATAATGGATTAACATTAAAAG gttttctttttctacacaCACTTTTCATTCAGCGAGGAAGGCATGAAACAACTTGGACTGTTTTACGTCGCTTTGGATATGATGATGACTTAGAGCTTACGCCAGAGTACTTGTTTCCTCC GCTAAAAATTCCTCCAGACTGCACAACCGAATTAAATCATCATGCATACTTGtttcttcaaagtatttttgataAACATGATTTG GATAGAGATTGTGCTTTGTCTCCTGATGAATTGAAAGATTTGTTCAAAGTATTCCCTTATATGCCATGGGGACCTGATGTTAACAACACTGTTTGTACAAATGAAAGGGGATGGATTACATACCAAGGGTTTCTCTCTCAGTGGAC ACTAACCACATACTTAGATGTACAGCGTTGCCTGGAATACCTGGGTTATTTAGGCTACTCGATACTTGCAGAGCAAGAGTCTCAAGCATCAGCAATTACAG TGACAAGAGATAAAAAGATAGATCTCCAGAAAAAACAGACTCAGAGAAATGTTTTCCGATGCAATGTTGTTGGAATGAAAGGCTGTGGTAAAAGTGGAGTTCTTCAGGCTCTCCTTGGAAGAAATCTAATG AGACAGAGGCAAATACGTGCAGAACACAAATCTTACTATGCCATTAATACAGTTTATGTATATGGGCAGGAAAAGTACTTGCTG ctacatGATGTCAGTGACTCTGAATTTTTAACTGATGCTGAGACCATATGCGATGCTGTCTGCCTGGTGTATGATGTCAGTAACCCTAAGTCCTTTGAGTACTGTGCCAGGATTTTTAAG CAGCACTTCATGGATAGCAGAATACCGTGCTTAGTGGTAGCTGCAAAGTCCGACTTGCATGAAGTTAGACAGGAATATAGTATTTCTCCTGCTGAATTCtgcaaaaaacacaaaatgccTCCACCTCAAGCCTTTACTTGTAATACTGTTGATATGCCGAGTAAGGATATCTTTGTTAAACTGACAACTATGGCAATGTATCC GCATGTGACACAAGCGGACCTCAAGAGTTCTACATTTTGGCTCCGAGCAAGTTTTGGTGCTACTGTCTTTgcagttttgggttttgctaTGTACAAAGCATTATTAAAGCAACGATGA
- the RHOT1 gene encoding mitochondrial Rho GTPase 1 isoform X4, producing MKKDVRILLVGEPRVGKTSLIMSLVSEEFPEEVPPRAEEITIPADVTPERVPTHIVDYSEAEQSDEQLYHEISQANVICIVYAVNNKNSIDKVTSRWIPLINERTDKDSRLPLILVGNKSDLVEYSSMETILPIMNQYTEIETCVECSAKNLKNISELFYYAQKAVLHPTGPLYCPEEKEMKPACIKALTRIFRISDQDNDGTLNDAELNFFQRICFNTPLAPQALEDVKNVVRKNLSDGVADNGLTLKGFLFLHTLFIQRGRHETTWTVLRRFGYDDDLELTPEYLFPPLKIPPDCTTELNHHAYLFLQSIFDKHDLDRDCALSPDELKDLFKVFPYMPWGPDVNNTVCTNERGWITYQGFLSQWTLTTYLDVQRCLEYLGYLGYSILAEQESQASAITVTRDKKIDLQKKQTQRNVFRCNVVGMKGCGKSGVLQALLGRNLMRQRQIRAEHKSYYAINTVYVYGQEKYLLLHDVSDSEFLTDAETICDAVCLVYDVSNPKSFEYCARIFKQHFMDSRIPCLVVAAKSDLHEVRQEYSISPAEFCKKHKMPPPQAFTCNTVDMPSKDIFVKLTTMAMYPHARLRCMCACNRCTFCICQNFLNSDLLQSVKNKLFTAVLNRHVTQADLKSSTFWLRASFGATVFAVLGFAMYKALLKQR from the exons ATGAAGAAGGACGTGCGGATCCTGCTCGTGGGAGAAC CCAGAGTTGGGAAGACATCACTAATTATGTCCCTTGTCAGTGAAGAATTTCCAGAAGAG GTTCCACCACGAGCTGAAGAAATCACTATTCCAGCTGATGTCACACCTGAAAGAGTGCCAACCCATATAGTGGATTATTCAG AAGCAGAGCAAAGTGATGAGCAGCTTTACCATGAAATATCACAG gcAAATGTGATATGTATAGTATATGCTGTTAACAACAAGAATTCTATTGATAAG GTAACAAGTCGATGGATTCCTCTCATCAATGAAAGGACAGACAAAGATAGCAG gctgCCTCTTATATTAGTTGGAAACAAGTCTGATCTAGTGGAATATAGCAGTATGGAAACTATCCTTCCCATTATGAATCAATATACAGAGATAGAAACGTGTGTAGAG tgttcagCCAAAAACTTGAAGAATATATCTGAGCTATTTTATTATGCACAGAAAGCTGTTCTGCATCCTACAGGTCCTCTTTATTGCCCAGAGGAGAAAGAG ATGAAACCTGCCTGTATTAAAGCACTCACTCGCATTTTTAGAATTTCTGATCAGGATAATGATGGTACTCTCAATGATGCAGAGCTCAACTTCTTTCAG aGAATTTGTTTTAATACACCACTGGCACCTCAGGCTTTGGAAGATGTTAAGAATGTAGTCAGGAAAAACCTAAGTGATGGAGTTGCAGATAATGGATTAACATTAAAAG gttttctttttctacacaCACTTTTCATTCAGCGAGGAAGGCATGAAACAACTTGGACTGTTTTACGTCGCTTTGGATATGATGATGACTTAGAGCTTACGCCAGAGTACTTGTTTCCTCC GCTAAAAATTCCTCCAGACTGCACAACCGAATTAAATCATCATGCATACTTGtttcttcaaagtatttttgataAACATGATTTG GATAGAGATTGTGCTTTGTCTCCTGATGAATTGAAAGATTTGTTCAAAGTATTCCCTTATATGCCATGGGGACCTGATGTTAACAACACTGTTTGTACAAATGAAAGGGGATGGATTACATACCAAGGGTTTCTCTCTCAGTGGAC ACTAACCACATACTTAGATGTACAGCGTTGCCTGGAATACCTGGGTTATTTAGGCTACTCGATACTTGCAGAGCAAGAGTCTCAAGCATCAGCAATTACAG TGACAAGAGATAAAAAGATAGATCTCCAGAAAAAACAGACTCAGAGAAATGTTTTCCGATGCAATGTTGTTGGAATGAAAGGCTGTGGTAAAAGTGGAGTTCTTCAGGCTCTCCTTGGAAGAAATCTAATG AGACAGAGGCAAATACGTGCAGAACACAAATCTTACTATGCCATTAATACAGTTTATGTATATGGGCAGGAAAAGTACTTGCTG ctacatGATGTCAGTGACTCTGAATTTTTAACTGATGCTGAGACCATATGCGATGCTGTCTGCCTGGTGTATGATGTCAGTAACCCTAAGTCCTTTGAGTACTGTGCCAGGATTTTTAAG CAGCACTTCATGGATAGCAGAATACCGTGCTTAGTGGTAGCTGCAAAGTCCGACTTGCATGAAGTTAGACAGGAATATAGTATTTCTCCTGCTGAATTCtgcaaaaaacacaaaatgccTCCACCTCAAGCCTTTACTTGTAATACTGTTGATATGCCGAGTAAGGATATCTTTGTTAAACTGACAACTATGGCAATGTATCC CCATGCCCGGTTACGCTGTATGTGCGCCTGCAACAGGTGTACATTTTGCATCTGTCAGAACTTCCTCAACTCAGACTTGCTGCAATCTGTAAAGAACAAACTCTTCACTGCAGTTCTTAACAG GCATGTGACACAAGCGGACCTCAAGAGTTCTACATTTTGGCTCCGAGCAAGTTTTGGTGCTACTGTCTTTgcagttttgggttttgctaTGTACAAAGCATTATTAAAGCAACGATGA
- the RHOT1 gene encoding mitochondrial Rho GTPase 1 isoform X1, with translation MKKDVRILLVGEPRVGKTSLIMSLVSEEFPEEVPPRAEEITIPADVTPERVPTHIVDYSEAEQSDEQLYHEISQANVICIVYAVNNKNSIDKVTSRWIPLINERTDKDSRLPLILVGNKSDLVEYSSMETILPIMNQYTEIETCVECSAKNLKNISELFYYAQKAVLHPTGPLYCPEEKEMKPACIKALTRIFRISDQDNDGTLNDAELNFFQRICFNTPLAPQALEDVKNVVRKNLSDGVADNGLTLKGFLFLHTLFIQRGRHETTWTVLRRFGYDDDLELTPEYLFPPLKIPPDCTTELNHHAYLFLQSIFDKHDLDRDCALSPDELKDLFKVFPYMPWGPDVNNTVCTNERGWITYQGFLSQWTLTTYLDVQRCLEYLGYLGYSILAEQESQASAITVTRDKKIDLQKKQTQRNVFRCNVVGMKGCGKSGVLQALLGRNLMRQRQIRAEHKSYYAINTVYVYGQEKYLLLHDVSDSEFLTDAETICDAVCLVYDVSNPKSFEYCARIFKQHFMDSRIPCLVVAAKSDLHEVRQEYSISPAEFCKKHKMPPPQAFTCNTVDMPSKDIFVKLTTMAMYPHARLRCMCACNRCTFCICQNFLNSDLLQSVKNKLFTAVLNRLRSYIDELGAMLLADEESSIMQQVHAVNSVEDSIFMESSLGPRLLEDRHVTQADLKSSTFWLRASFGATVFAVLGFAMYKALLKQR, from the exons ATGAAGAAGGACGTGCGGATCCTGCTCGTGGGAGAAC CCAGAGTTGGGAAGACATCACTAATTATGTCCCTTGTCAGTGAAGAATTTCCAGAAGAG GTTCCACCACGAGCTGAAGAAATCACTATTCCAGCTGATGTCACACCTGAAAGAGTGCCAACCCATATAGTGGATTATTCAG AAGCAGAGCAAAGTGATGAGCAGCTTTACCATGAAATATCACAG gcAAATGTGATATGTATAGTATATGCTGTTAACAACAAGAATTCTATTGATAAG GTAACAAGTCGATGGATTCCTCTCATCAATGAAAGGACAGACAAAGATAGCAG gctgCCTCTTATATTAGTTGGAAACAAGTCTGATCTAGTGGAATATAGCAGTATGGAAACTATCCTTCCCATTATGAATCAATATACAGAGATAGAAACGTGTGTAGAG tgttcagCCAAAAACTTGAAGAATATATCTGAGCTATTTTATTATGCACAGAAAGCTGTTCTGCATCCTACAGGTCCTCTTTATTGCCCAGAGGAGAAAGAG ATGAAACCTGCCTGTATTAAAGCACTCACTCGCATTTTTAGAATTTCTGATCAGGATAATGATGGTACTCTCAATGATGCAGAGCTCAACTTCTTTCAG aGAATTTGTTTTAATACACCACTGGCACCTCAGGCTTTGGAAGATGTTAAGAATGTAGTCAGGAAAAACCTAAGTGATGGAGTTGCAGATAATGGATTAACATTAAAAG gttttctttttctacacaCACTTTTCATTCAGCGAGGAAGGCATGAAACAACTTGGACTGTTTTACGTCGCTTTGGATATGATGATGACTTAGAGCTTACGCCAGAGTACTTGTTTCCTCC GCTAAAAATTCCTCCAGACTGCACAACCGAATTAAATCATCATGCATACTTGtttcttcaaagtatttttgataAACATGATTTG GATAGAGATTGTGCTTTGTCTCCTGATGAATTGAAAGATTTGTTCAAAGTATTCCCTTATATGCCATGGGGACCTGATGTTAACAACACTGTTTGTACAAATGAAAGGGGATGGATTACATACCAAGGGTTTCTCTCTCAGTGGAC ACTAACCACATACTTAGATGTACAGCGTTGCCTGGAATACCTGGGTTATTTAGGCTACTCGATACTTGCAGAGCAAGAGTCTCAAGCATCAGCAATTACAG TGACAAGAGATAAAAAGATAGATCTCCAGAAAAAACAGACTCAGAGAAATGTTTTCCGATGCAATGTTGTTGGAATGAAAGGCTGTGGTAAAAGTGGAGTTCTTCAGGCTCTCCTTGGAAGAAATCTAATG AGACAGAGGCAAATACGTGCAGAACACAAATCTTACTATGCCATTAATACAGTTTATGTATATGGGCAGGAAAAGTACTTGCTG ctacatGATGTCAGTGACTCTGAATTTTTAACTGATGCTGAGACCATATGCGATGCTGTCTGCCTGGTGTATGATGTCAGTAACCCTAAGTCCTTTGAGTACTGTGCCAGGATTTTTAAG CAGCACTTCATGGATAGCAGAATACCGTGCTTAGTGGTAGCTGCAAAGTCCGACTTGCATGAAGTTAGACAGGAATATAGTATTTCTCCTGCTGAATTCtgcaaaaaacacaaaatgccTCCACCTCAAGCCTTTACTTGTAATACTGTTGATATGCCGAGTAAGGATATCTTTGTTAAACTGACAACTATGGCAATGTATCC CCATGCCCGGTTACGCTGTATGTGCGCCTGCAACAGGTGTACATTTTGCATCTGTCAGAACTTCCTCAACTCAGACTTGCTGCAATCTGTAAAGAACAAACTCTTCACTGCAGTTCTTAACAG GTTAAGATCCTACATAGATGAGTTGGGGGCCATGCTGTTAGCAGACGAGGAGAGCAGTATTATGCAGCAGGTGCACGCCGTCAACTCTGTAGAAGATTCCATCTTCATGGAGTCATCTCTTGGTCCACGTTTACTTGAAGACAG GCATGTGACACAAGCGGACCTCAAGAGTTCTACATTTTGGCTCCGAGCAAGTTTTGGTGCTACTGTCTTTgcagttttgggttttgctaTGTACAAAGCATTATTAAAGCAACGATGA
- the RHOT1 gene encoding mitochondrial Rho GTPase 1 isoform X3, translated as MSLVSEEFPEEVPPRAEEITIPADVTPERVPTHIVDYSEAEQSDEQLYHEISQANVICIVYAVNNKNSIDKVTSRWIPLINERTDKDSRLPLILVGNKSDLVEYSSMETILPIMNQYTEIETCVECSAKNLKNISELFYYAQKAVLHPTGPLYCPEEKEMKPACIKALTRIFRISDQDNDGTLNDAELNFFQRICFNTPLAPQALEDVKNVVRKNLSDGVADNGLTLKGFLFLHTLFIQRGRHETTWTVLRRFGYDDDLELTPEYLFPPLKIPPDCTTELNHHAYLFLQSIFDKHDLDRDCALSPDELKDLFKVFPYMPWGPDVNNTVCTNERGWITYQGFLSQWTLTTYLDVQRCLEYLGYLGYSILAEQESQASAITVTRDKKIDLQKKQTQRNVFRCNVVGMKGCGKSGVLQALLGRNLMRQRQIRAEHKSYYAINTVYVYGQEKYLLLHDVSDSEFLTDAETICDAVCLVYDVSNPKSFEYCARIFKQHFMDSRIPCLVVAAKSDLHEVRQEYSISPAEFCKKHKMPPPQAFTCNTVDMPSKDIFVKLTTMAMYPHARLRCMCACNRCTFCICQNFLNSDLLQSVKNKLFTAVLNRLRSYIDELGAMLLADEESSIMQQVHAVNSVEDSIFMESSLGPRLLEDRHVTQADLKSSTFWLRASFGATVFAVLGFAMYKALLKQR; from the exons ATGTCCCTTGTCAGTGAAGAATTTCCAGAAGAG GTTCCACCACGAGCTGAAGAAATCACTATTCCAGCTGATGTCACACCTGAAAGAGTGCCAACCCATATAGTGGATTATTCAG AAGCAGAGCAAAGTGATGAGCAGCTTTACCATGAAATATCACAG gcAAATGTGATATGTATAGTATATGCTGTTAACAACAAGAATTCTATTGATAAG GTAACAAGTCGATGGATTCCTCTCATCAATGAAAGGACAGACAAAGATAGCAG gctgCCTCTTATATTAGTTGGAAACAAGTCTGATCTAGTGGAATATAGCAGTATGGAAACTATCCTTCCCATTATGAATCAATATACAGAGATAGAAACGTGTGTAGAG tgttcagCCAAAAACTTGAAGAATATATCTGAGCTATTTTATTATGCACAGAAAGCTGTTCTGCATCCTACAGGTCCTCTTTATTGCCCAGAGGAGAAAGAG ATGAAACCTGCCTGTATTAAAGCACTCACTCGCATTTTTAGAATTTCTGATCAGGATAATGATGGTACTCTCAATGATGCAGAGCTCAACTTCTTTCAG aGAATTTGTTTTAATACACCACTGGCACCTCAGGCTTTGGAAGATGTTAAGAATGTAGTCAGGAAAAACCTAAGTGATGGAGTTGCAGATAATGGATTAACATTAAAAG gttttctttttctacacaCACTTTTCATTCAGCGAGGAAGGCATGAAACAACTTGGACTGTTTTACGTCGCTTTGGATATGATGATGACTTAGAGCTTACGCCAGAGTACTTGTTTCCTCC GCTAAAAATTCCTCCAGACTGCACAACCGAATTAAATCATCATGCATACTTGtttcttcaaagtatttttgataAACATGATTTG GATAGAGATTGTGCTTTGTCTCCTGATGAATTGAAAGATTTGTTCAAAGTATTCCCTTATATGCCATGGGGACCTGATGTTAACAACACTGTTTGTACAAATGAAAGGGGATGGATTACATACCAAGGGTTTCTCTCTCAGTGGAC ACTAACCACATACTTAGATGTACAGCGTTGCCTGGAATACCTGGGTTATTTAGGCTACTCGATACTTGCAGAGCAAGAGTCTCAAGCATCAGCAATTACAG TGACAAGAGATAAAAAGATAGATCTCCAGAAAAAACAGACTCAGAGAAATGTTTTCCGATGCAATGTTGTTGGAATGAAAGGCTGTGGTAAAAGTGGAGTTCTTCAGGCTCTCCTTGGAAGAAATCTAATG AGACAGAGGCAAATACGTGCAGAACACAAATCTTACTATGCCATTAATACAGTTTATGTATATGGGCAGGAAAAGTACTTGCTG ctacatGATGTCAGTGACTCTGAATTTTTAACTGATGCTGAGACCATATGCGATGCTGTCTGCCTGGTGTATGATGTCAGTAACCCTAAGTCCTTTGAGTACTGTGCCAGGATTTTTAAG CAGCACTTCATGGATAGCAGAATACCGTGCTTAGTGGTAGCTGCAAAGTCCGACTTGCATGAAGTTAGACAGGAATATAGTATTTCTCCTGCTGAATTCtgcaaaaaacacaaaatgccTCCACCTCAAGCCTTTACTTGTAATACTGTTGATATGCCGAGTAAGGATATCTTTGTTAAACTGACAACTATGGCAATGTATCC CCATGCCCGGTTACGCTGTATGTGCGCCTGCAACAGGTGTACATTTTGCATCTGTCAGAACTTCCTCAACTCAGACTTGCTGCAATCTGTAAAGAACAAACTCTTCACTGCAGTTCTTAACAG GTTAAGATCCTACATAGATGAGTTGGGGGCCATGCTGTTAGCAGACGAGGAGAGCAGTATTATGCAGCAGGTGCACGCCGTCAACTCTGTAGAAGATTCCATCTTCATGGAGTCATCTCTTGGTCCACGTTTACTTGAAGACAG GCATGTGACACAAGCGGACCTCAAGAGTTCTACATTTTGGCTCCGAGCAAGTTTTGGTGCTACTGTCTTTgcagttttgggttttgctaTGTACAAAGCATTATTAAAGCAACGATGA